A window of the Bos indicus x Bos taurus breed Angus x Brahman F1 hybrid chromosome X, Bos_hybrid_MaternalHap_v2.0, whole genome shotgun sequence genome harbors these coding sequences:
- the LOC113887400 gene encoding diphosphoinositol polyphosphate phosphohydrolase 3-beta isoform X1: MKCKPNQTRTYDPEGFKKRAACLCFRSEREDEVLLVSSSRYPDRWIVPGGGMEPEEEPGGAAVREVFEEAGVKGKLGRLLGIFEQNQDRKHRTYVYVLTVTEILEDWEDSVSIGRKREWFKVEDAIKVLQCHKPVHAEYLQKLKLGGSPTNGNSVAPSPPEGDP, translated from the exons ATGAAGTGCAAGCCGAACCAGACGCGGACCTACGACCCGGAGGGGTTCAAGAAGCGGGCGGCGTGCCTGTGCTTCCGGAGCGAGCGCGAGGACGAGGTGCTGTTAGTGAGTAGCAGTCGGTACCCGGACCGCTGGATCGTGCCGGGCGGGGGCATGGAGCCCGAGGAGGAGCCGGGCGGTGCGGCCGTCCGCGAGGTGTTTGAAGAAGCGGGAGTCAAGGGGAAGTTAGGCCGGCTCCTGGGCATTTTCGAGCAGAACCAAGATCGCAAGCACAGAACGTACGTGTATGTACTGACTGTCACTGAGATTCTGGAGGATTGGGAAGATTCGGTTAGCATTGGGAGGAAGCGAGAGTGGTTCAAAGTCGAAGATGCGATCAAGGTTCTCCAGTGCCACAAGCCCGTGCATGCCGAATATCTGCAAAAACTAAAGCTGGGCGGTTCCCCAACCAATGGAAACTCCGTGGCCCCGTCCCCGCCGGAGGGCGATCCCTA g
- the LOC113887400 gene encoding diphosphoinositol polyphosphate phosphohydrolase 3-beta isoform X2: protein MKCKPNQTRTYDPEGFKKRAACLCFRSEREDEVLLVSSSRYPDRWIVPGGGMEPEEEPGGAAVREVFEEAGVKGKLGRLLGIFEQNQDRKHRTYVYVLTVTEILEDWEDSVSIGRKREWFKVEDAIKVLQCHKPVHAEYLQKLKLGGSPTNGNSVAPSPPEGDP from the coding sequence ATGAAGTGCAAGCCGAACCAGACGCGGACCTACGACCCGGAGGGGTTCAAGAAGCGGGCGGCGTGCCTGTGCTTCCGGAGCGAGCGCGAGGACGAGGTGCTGTTAGTGAGTAGCAGTCGGTACCCGGACCGCTGGATCGTGCCGGGCGGGGGCATGGAGCCCGAGGAGGAGCCGGGCGGTGCGGCCGTCCGCGAGGTGTTTGAAGAAGCGGGAGTCAAGGGGAAGTTAGGCCGGCTCCTGGGCATTTTCGAGCAGAACCAAGATCGCAAGCACAGAACGTACGTGTATGTACTGACTGTCACTGAGATTCTGGAGGATTGGGAAGATTCGGTTAGCATTGGGAGGAAGCGAGAGTGGTTCAAAGTCGAAGATGCGATCAAGGTTCTCCAGTGCCACAAGCCCGTGCATGCCGAATATCTGCAAAAACTAAAGCTGGGCGGTTCCCCAACCAATGGAAACTCCGTGGCCCCGTCCCCGCCGGAGGGCGATCCCTAG